From one Brachypodium distachyon strain Bd21 chromosome 4, Brachypodium_distachyon_v3.0, whole genome shotgun sequence genomic stretch:
- the LOC100824446 gene encoding uncharacterized protein LOC100824446 isoform X3, producing the protein MGKKGAPPTLTPKQEEPARVLTLIEVDPAKVDPAVLDAIRKKNSAALTSMFDPLCELSEKDSSNTADTVWYLVTNGNHATGNLNLLMDLVPVCDRWVRPLMGRGLPMQVCARGSVNCNGIKVNDVWYVPGVTANMVSIAHLTDQELTVSIGDGICSIKRPDGTELGKGRRKGHLYELDFINTISATPWYIVSNAAEHMTGNLHLLTNFTPTQPGRPIRTHTGAMLQRRVRSPWLCHHEELWRSEGWSKGWLRVPCWRAVVPARLPEDRAYCEHNFVRVTNQTYELL; encoded by the exons ATGGGGAAAAAGGGGGCGCCGCCGACGCTGACGCCGAAGCAGGAGGAGCCGGCCAGGGTGCTGACGCTCATCGAGGTGGATCCCGCCAAGGTGGACCCTGCCGTCCTCGACGCCATCAG GAAGAAGAACAGTGCTGCTCTTACCTCTATGTTTGATCCCCTCTGTGAGCTCTCCGAGAAAGACAGTTCAAATACAGCTGATACTGTTTGGTATCTCGTCACAAATGGCAACCATGCAACTGGCAATCTGAACCTGCTAATGGACCTTGTGCCTGTGTGTGACCGTTGGGTCCGCCCCCTCATGGGCAGAGGGCTGCCCATGCAAGTCTGTGCACGGGGATCTGTGAACTGCAATGGGATCAAGGTCAATGATGTATGGTATGTTCCTGGGGTCACGGCGAATATGGTGTCGATTGCCCATCTTACCGATCAAGAACTTACAGTCAGTATAGGTGACGGGATCTGTTCTATAAAGCGCCCTGATGGCACTGAACTTGGCAAAGGACGTCGCAAAGGCCATCTGTACGAGCTTGACTTTATCAACACCATTAG TGCAACTCCCTGGTACATTGTCTCAAATGCTGCTGAACACATGACTGGCAACCTGCACCTCCTGACGAACTTCACTCCGACACAGCCAGGCCGCCCGATTCGGACACACACTGGTGCTATGTTGCAG CGTCGCGTTCGGTCCCCATGGCTGTGCCATCACGAGGAACTGTGGCGGAGCGAAGGTTGGAGCAAAGGCTGGCTACGCGTTCCATGCTGGCGGGCAGTTGTACCAGCTCGACTACCTGAGGATCGCGCCTACTGTGAACACAATTTTGTGAGGGTAACTAACCAAACGTATGAGCTGCTATAA
- the LOC100824446 gene encoding uncharacterized protein LOC100824446 isoform X1, giving the protein MGKKGAPPTLTPKQEEPARVLTLIEVDPAKVDPAVLDAIRKKNSAALTSMFDPLCELSEKDSSNTADTVWYLVTNGNHATGNLNLLMDLVPVCDRWVRPLMGRGLPMQVCARGSVNCNGIKVNDVWYVPGVTANMVSIAHLTDQELTVSIGDGICSIKRPDGTELGKGRRKGHLYELDFINTISATPWYIVSNAAEHMTGNLHLLTNFTPTQPGRPIRTHTGAMLQVRGKGSLTSAQFAIPGINYVPGLAENIISVMQLTDSGFSVAFGPHGCAITRNCGGAKVGAKAGYAFHAGGQLYQLDYLRIAPTVNTIL; this is encoded by the exons ATGGGGAAAAAGGGGGCGCCGCCGACGCTGACGCCGAAGCAGGAGGAGCCGGCCAGGGTGCTGACGCTCATCGAGGTGGATCCCGCCAAGGTGGACCCTGCCGTCCTCGACGCCATCAG GAAGAAGAACAGTGCTGCTCTTACCTCTATGTTTGATCCCCTCTGTGAGCTCTCCGAGAAAGACAGTTCAAATACAGCTGATACTGTTTGGTATCTCGTCACAAATGGCAACCATGCAACTGGCAATCTGAACCTGCTAATGGACCTTGTGCCTGTGTGTGACCGTTGGGTCCGCCCCCTCATGGGCAGAGGGCTGCCCATGCAAGTCTGTGCACGGGGATCTGTGAACTGCAATGGGATCAAGGTCAATGATGTATGGTATGTTCCTGGGGTCACGGCGAATATGGTGTCGATTGCCCATCTTACCGATCAAGAACTTACAGTCAGTATAGGTGACGGGATCTGTTCTATAAAGCGCCCTGATGGCACTGAACTTGGCAAAGGACGTCGCAAAGGCCATCTGTACGAGCTTGACTTTATCAACACCATTAG TGCAACTCCCTGGTACATTGTCTCAAATGCTGCTGAACACATGACTGGCAACCTGCACCTCCTGACGAACTTCACTCCGACACAGCCAGGCCGCCCGATTCGGACACACACTGGTGCTATGTTGCAGGTACGTGGCAAGGGGTCCCTGACCTCTGCCCAGTTTGCCATTCCTGGCATCAACTACGTCCCAGGGCTCGCCGAGAACATCATCTCAGTCATGCAGCTCACTGACAGTGGTTTCAGCGTCGCGTTCGGTCCCCATGGCTGTGCCATCACGAGGAACTGTGGCGGAGCGAAGGTTGGAGCAAAGGCTGGCTACGCGTTCCATGCTGGCGGGCAGTTGTACCAGCTCGACTACCTGAGGATCGCGCCTACTGTGAACACAATTTTGTGA
- the LOC100824446 gene encoding uncharacterized protein LOC100824446 isoform X2, whose amino-acid sequence MGKKGAPPTLTPKQEEPARVLTLIEVDPAKVDPAVLDAIRKKNSAALTSMFDPLCELSEKDSSNTADTVWYLVTNGNHATGNLNLLMDLVPVCDRWVRPLMGRGLPMQVCARGSVNCNGIKVNDVWYVPGVTANMVSIAHLTDQELTVSIGDGICSIKRPDGTELGKGRRKGHLYELDFINTISATPWYIVSNAAEHMTGNLHLLTNFTPTQPGRPIRTHTGAMLQWFQRRVRSPWLCHHEELWRSEGWSKGWLRVPCWRAVVPARLPEDRAYCEHNFVRVTNQTYELL is encoded by the exons ATGGGGAAAAAGGGGGCGCCGCCGACGCTGACGCCGAAGCAGGAGGAGCCGGCCAGGGTGCTGACGCTCATCGAGGTGGATCCCGCCAAGGTGGACCCTGCCGTCCTCGACGCCATCAG GAAGAAGAACAGTGCTGCTCTTACCTCTATGTTTGATCCCCTCTGTGAGCTCTCCGAGAAAGACAGTTCAAATACAGCTGATACTGTTTGGTATCTCGTCACAAATGGCAACCATGCAACTGGCAATCTGAACCTGCTAATGGACCTTGTGCCTGTGTGTGACCGTTGGGTCCGCCCCCTCATGGGCAGAGGGCTGCCCATGCAAGTCTGTGCACGGGGATCTGTGAACTGCAATGGGATCAAGGTCAATGATGTATGGTATGTTCCTGGGGTCACGGCGAATATGGTGTCGATTGCCCATCTTACCGATCAAGAACTTACAGTCAGTATAGGTGACGGGATCTGTTCTATAAAGCGCCCTGATGGCACTGAACTTGGCAAAGGACGTCGCAAAGGCCATCTGTACGAGCTTGACTTTATCAACACCATTAG TGCAACTCCCTGGTACATTGTCTCAAATGCTGCTGAACACATGACTGGCAACCTGCACCTCCTGACGAACTTCACTCCGACACAGCCAGGCCGCCCGATTCGGACACACACTGGTGCTATGTTGCAG TGGTTTCAGCGTCGCGTTCGGTCCCCATGGCTGTGCCATCACGAGGAACTGTGGCGGAGCGAAGGTTGGAGCAAAGGCTGGCTACGCGTTCCATGCTGGCGGGCAGTTGTACCAGCTCGACTACCTGAGGATCGCGCCTACTGTGAACACAATTTTGTGAGGGTAACTAACCAAACGTATGAGCTGCTATAA
- the LOC104584844 gene encoding uncharacterized protein LOC104584844 isoform X3: MRVQLVQMIQNLNVSNCQIAELGLGGPLVHSDKYFVGINIRYAKGRTWCLPFMSIRERLEQFRILTPRNLEGSDDSGNLEGSDDSGQEERDETNLYGAGSSSGTTETSSQGYSPPPGFMRRQKWLDSMGYPRPPPLMLEQDILLVDTPDQIRDRQFRRMSREELELKKKVVAVGREPEEGLLCASFGVVTKELITSGCKELRMSTCKIKKKSRYSFPAKEVYYKSSTQVGAPPITKR; encoded by the exons ATGAGGGTCCAATTAGTGCAGATGATCCAAAATCTTAATGTTTCTAATTGTCAAATCGCAGAG CTTGGACTTGGAGGGCCGTTAGTTCATTCTGATAAATACTTTGTTGGGATAAACATCCGTTACGCAAAAGGAAGGACTTGGTGCCTACCGTTCATGTCAATTCGTGAACGCTTGGAGCAATTTCGGATATTGAC TCCAAGAAATCTGGAAGGAAGCGATGATTCTGGAAATCTGGAAGGAAGCGATGATTCTGGGCAAGAAGAAAGAGATGAAACTAACCTGTATGGTGCAG GGAGCTCAAGTGGAACAACCGAAACTAGCAGTCAGGGATATTCCCCTCCTCCAG GATTTATGCGTAGGCAAAAGTGGCTGGACTCCATGGGCTATCCCAGGCCACCACCACTTATGCTCGAAC AAGATATTCTCCTCGTGGACACCCCAGACCAAATCAGGGACAGGCAATTCAGAAGAATGTCTCGTGAGGAGCTTGAGCTTAAAAAGAAGGTTGTAGCTGTAGGTCGGGAGCCTGAAGAAGGATTATTATGTGCCTCTTTCGGGGTAGTAACTAAAGAACTTATAACTAGTGGATGCAAAGAACTTAGGATGTCCACTTGCAAAATAAAGAAG AAATCACGGTACTCTTTTCCTGCCAAAGAAGTATATTATAAAAGTTCTACTCAAGTTGGAGCTCCCCCAATCACCAAG AGATGA
- the LOC104584844 gene encoding uncharacterized protein LOC104584844 isoform X1, which translates to MRVQLVQMIQNLNVSNCQIAELGLGGPLVHSDKYFVGINIRYAKGRTWCLPFMSIRERLEQFRILTPRNLEGSDDSGNLEGSDDSGQEERDETNLYGAGSSSGTTETSSQGYSPPPGASMIVPSGFMRRQKWLDSMGYPRPPPLMLEQDILLVDTPDQIRDRQFRRMSREELELKKKVVAVGREPEEGLLCASFGVVTKELITSGCKELRMSTCKIKKKSRYSFPAKEVYYKSSTQVGAPPITKR; encoded by the exons ATGAGGGTCCAATTAGTGCAGATGATCCAAAATCTTAATGTTTCTAATTGTCAAATCGCAGAG CTTGGACTTGGAGGGCCGTTAGTTCATTCTGATAAATACTTTGTTGGGATAAACATCCGTTACGCAAAAGGAAGGACTTGGTGCCTACCGTTCATGTCAATTCGTGAACGCTTGGAGCAATTTCGGATATTGAC TCCAAGAAATCTGGAAGGAAGCGATGATTCTGGAAATCTGGAAGGAAGCGATGATTCTGGGCAAGAAGAAAGAGATGAAACTAACCTGTATGGTGCAG GGAGCTCAAGTGGAACAACCGAAACTAGCAGTCAGGGATATTCCCCTCCTCCAGGTGCATCAATGATAGTCCCTTCAG GATTTATGCGTAGGCAAAAGTGGCTGGACTCCATGGGCTATCCCAGGCCACCACCACTTATGCTCGAAC AAGATATTCTCCTCGTGGACACCCCAGACCAAATCAGGGACAGGCAATTCAGAAGAATGTCTCGTGAGGAGCTTGAGCTTAAAAAGAAGGTTGTAGCTGTAGGTCGGGAGCCTGAAGAAGGATTATTATGTGCCTCTTTCGGGGTAGTAACTAAAGAACTTATAACTAGTGGATGCAAAGAACTTAGGATGTCCACTTGCAAAATAAAGAAG AAATCACGGTACTCTTTTCCTGCCAAAGAAGTATATTATAAAAGTTCTACTCAAGTTGGAGCTCCCCCAATCACCAAG AGATGA
- the LOC104584844 gene encoding uncharacterized protein LOC104584844 isoform X5, giving the protein MRVQLVQMIQNLNVSNCQIAELGLGGPLVHSDKYFVGINIRYAKGRTWCLPFMSIRERLEQFRILTPRNLEGSDDSGNLEGSDDSGQEERDETNLYGAGSSSGTTETSSQGYSPPPEDILLVDTPDQIRDRQFRRMSREELELKKKVVAVGREPEEGLLCASFGVVTKELITSGCKELRMSTCKIKKKSRYSFPAKEVYYKSSTQVGAPPITKR; this is encoded by the exons ATGAGGGTCCAATTAGTGCAGATGATCCAAAATCTTAATGTTTCTAATTGTCAAATCGCAGAG CTTGGACTTGGAGGGCCGTTAGTTCATTCTGATAAATACTTTGTTGGGATAAACATCCGTTACGCAAAAGGAAGGACTTGGTGCCTACCGTTCATGTCAATTCGTGAACGCTTGGAGCAATTTCGGATATTGAC TCCAAGAAATCTGGAAGGAAGCGATGATTCTGGAAATCTGGAAGGAAGCGATGATTCTGGGCAAGAAGAAAGAGATGAAACTAACCTGTATGGTGCAG GGAGCTCAAGTGGAACAACCGAAACTAGCAGTCAGGGATATTCCCCTCCTCCAG AAGATATTCTCCTCGTGGACACCCCAGACCAAATCAGGGACAGGCAATTCAGAAGAATGTCTCGTGAGGAGCTTGAGCTTAAAAAGAAGGTTGTAGCTGTAGGTCGGGAGCCTGAAGAAGGATTATTATGTGCCTCTTTCGGGGTAGTAACTAAAGAACTTATAACTAGTGGATGCAAAGAACTTAGGATGTCCACTTGCAAAATAAAGAAG AAATCACGGTACTCTTTTCCTGCCAAAGAAGTATATTATAAAAGTTCTACTCAAGTTGGAGCTCCCCCAATCACCAAG AGATGA
- the LOC104584844 gene encoding uncharacterized protein LOC104584844 isoform X2 translates to MRVQLVQMIQNLNVSNCQIAELGLGGPLVHSDKYFVGINIRYAKGRTWCLPFMSIRERLEQFRILTPRNLEGSDDSGNLEGSDDSGQEERDETNLYGAGSSSGTTETSSQGYSPPPGASMIVPSGFMRRQKWLDSMGYPRPPPLMLELNGRLLHTFEDFFGHLHAWKNYLFSLSCCTEGPNPWVRLGSNIVQAISRRVVSLASFNGATRFFACTGLLIKCRVGRHYGSTTPSRTVINSDFCQFG, encoded by the exons ATGAGGGTCCAATTAGTGCAGATGATCCAAAATCTTAATGTTTCTAATTGTCAAATCGCAGAG CTTGGACTTGGAGGGCCGTTAGTTCATTCTGATAAATACTTTGTTGGGATAAACATCCGTTACGCAAAAGGAAGGACTTGGTGCCTACCGTTCATGTCAATTCGTGAACGCTTGGAGCAATTTCGGATATTGAC TCCAAGAAATCTGGAAGGAAGCGATGATTCTGGAAATCTGGAAGGAAGCGATGATTCTGGGCAAGAAGAAAGAGATGAAACTAACCTGTATGGTGCAG GGAGCTCAAGTGGAACAACCGAAACTAGCAGTCAGGGATATTCCCCTCCTCCAGGTGCATCAATGATAGTCCCTTCAG GATTTATGCGTAGGCAAAAGTGGCTGGACTCCATGGGCTATCCCAGGCCACCACCACTTATGCTCGAAC TGAATGGACGTTTGCTTCATACATTTGAAGATTTTTTCGGTCACTTGCATGCGTGGAAAAATTATCTTTTTAGTCTCTCATGTTGCACTGAGGGGCCGAATCCCTGGGTGAGACTTGGTTCAAACATTGTCCAAGCTATATCCCGACGTGTTGTCTCACTTGCTTCATTCAATG GTGCCACTAGGTTTTTTGCATGCACGGGATTACTTATAAAGTGTAGGGTTGGCCGACACTATGGCAGTACCACACCCTCGCGCACAGTCATTAATTCTGACTTCTGCCAGTTTGGTTAG
- the LOC104584844 gene encoding uncharacterized protein LOC104584844 isoform X4: MRVQLVQMIQNLNVSNCQIAELGLGGPLVHSDKYFVGINIRYAKGRTWCLPFMSIRERLEQFRILTPRNLEGSDDSGNLEGSDDSGQEERDETNLYGAGSSSGTTETSSQGYSPPPGFMRRQKWLDSMGYPRPPPLMLELNGRLLHTFEDFFGHLHAWKNYLFSLSCCTEGPNPWVRLGSNIVQAISRRVVSLASFNGATRFFACTGLLIKCRVGRHYGSTTPSRTVINSDFCQFG; encoded by the exons ATGAGGGTCCAATTAGTGCAGATGATCCAAAATCTTAATGTTTCTAATTGTCAAATCGCAGAG CTTGGACTTGGAGGGCCGTTAGTTCATTCTGATAAATACTTTGTTGGGATAAACATCCGTTACGCAAAAGGAAGGACTTGGTGCCTACCGTTCATGTCAATTCGTGAACGCTTGGAGCAATTTCGGATATTGAC TCCAAGAAATCTGGAAGGAAGCGATGATTCTGGAAATCTGGAAGGAAGCGATGATTCTGGGCAAGAAGAAAGAGATGAAACTAACCTGTATGGTGCAG GGAGCTCAAGTGGAACAACCGAAACTAGCAGTCAGGGATATTCCCCTCCTCCAG GATTTATGCGTAGGCAAAAGTGGCTGGACTCCATGGGCTATCCCAGGCCACCACCACTTATGCTCGAAC TGAATGGACGTTTGCTTCATACATTTGAAGATTTTTTCGGTCACTTGCATGCGTGGAAAAATTATCTTTTTAGTCTCTCATGTTGCACTGAGGGGCCGAATCCCTGGGTGAGACTTGGTTCAAACATTGTCCAAGCTATATCCCGACGTGTTGTCTCACTTGCTTCATTCAATG GTGCCACTAGGTTTTTTGCATGCACGGGATTACTTATAAAGTGTAGGGTTGGCCGACACTATGGCAGTACCACACCCTCGCGCACAGTCATTAATTCTGACTTCTGCCAGTTTGGTTAG
- the LOC100843110 gene encoding probable prefoldin subunit 3: protein MAAATSSSAVAASTPQGVADRRGIPAASFVEDVETYLRQAGLDVNSALAFLQERLQQYKMVEMKLLAQQRELQAKIPDIEKCLGIVATLQAKKALGEALIADFELSEGIYSRAKIEDSNSVCLWLGANVMLEYSCDEANDLLKSNLENARASLEVLVADLHFLRDQQTITQVTIARIFNWDVHQRRSKQSAMKET from the exons atggcggcggccacctcctcctcggcggtggcggcatcCACGCCGCAGGGCGTGGCGGATCGGCGGGGCATCCCCGCGGCGTCCTTCGTCGAGGACGTCGAGACCTACCTCCGCCAGGCCGGGCTCGACGTCAACTCTGCCCTCGCCTTCCTCCAAGAAAG GCTACAACAGTACAAAATGGTGGAGATGAAACTTTTAGCACAACAAAGAGAACTTCag GCAAAAATTCCGGATATAGAGAAGTGCTTGGGTATTGTTGCAACTTTACAAGCTAAAAAGGCCTTGGGAGAG GCACTCATAGCCGATTTTGAATTATCTGAGGGAATCTATTCACGTGCAAAAATTGAGGATTCAAATTCCGTGTGCCTATGGTTGGGTGCAAATGTGATGCTAGAATATTCCTGCGATGAG GCCAATGACCTCTTGAAAAGTAACTTGGAAAATGCGAGGGCCAGTTTAGAAGTCCTCGTTGCTGATCTTCACTTCTTGCGGGACCAACAAACCATAACCCAG GTAACAATTGCTCGGATATTTAACTGGGACGTGCACCAGCGGAGAAGCAAACAATCTGCAATGAAAGAAACTTGA
- the LOC100825360 gene encoding probable glycerol-3-phosphate acyltransferase 2, which yields MKRQEYLINFDYTHQLLRLHPCWLLVLYISRDPVTPSTSSLLATAACIAEDQKMAAADGQKNKLFFSKLLSHGGGGALKRPVIHKRAPPAAAKLAVVDVEGALLLPRSLFPYFMLVAVEAGGFLRGLVLLLLYPFILALPFFSGADAAVRAMAFVAFCGLRAARFRAGRAVLPRWLLQDVALQGFDLAVSPARRQRQSSSALYVSRMPRVMVEPFLKEYLLIQDQESRDDVIVAREMKTTWGFYTGFMEDYQWDLAGVVEEDAIGFTGGSSSSSSMESFFFLNSLCKEIYTITDEEKAKWQPLPPRSHPRPVVFHDGRLAILPTPLAIAATLAWLPMGALLAVARIAIALSLPYRLATPLLAFTGQSWRLRGSLPPSAEHVNGQLYVCNHRTLIDPVYVSIALNRPVRAVSYSLSRFSDLISPIGATVRLTRDRAHDGAAMAALLQQGSQVVVCPEGTTCREPYLLRFSPLFAELTDGVVPVALAVETAMFHATTAGGWKWLDPLYYLANPRMCYTVEFLPRVETKAKAKASSAEVANEVQRRVAEALGYQCTMLTRKEKYRMLAGNHGVVQRRRGSSMEERK from the coding sequence atgAAACGGCAGGAGTATTTAATTAACTTCGACTACACACATCAATTACTACGCTTGCACCCATGCTGGCTGCTCGTGCTCTATATAAGCAGAGACCCCGTTACTCCATCGACCTCTAGCTTACTAGCTACAGCTGCATGCATTGCTGAGGATCAGAAGATGGCCGCGGCTGACGGTCAGAAGAACaagctcttcttctccaagctCCTCtcccatggaggcggcggcgctctgaAGCGCCCCGTCATCCACAAGCGCgcgcccccggcggcggcgaagctgGCGGTGGTCGACGTCGAGGGCGCGCTCCTCCTGCCGCGGTCCCTCTTCCCGTACTTCATGCTGGTGGCCGTCGAGGCCGGGGGCTTCCTCCGGGGCCtcgtcctgctcctcctctacCCCTTCATCCTcgccctccccttcttctccggcgccgacgcggcCGTGAGGGCCATGGCGTTCGTGGCCTTCTGCGggctccgcgccgcccggttccgcgccggccgcgccgtGCTCCCGCGCTGGCTCCTCCAGGACGTCGCGCTCCAGGGCTTCGACCTCGCCGTGTCCCCGGCGCGTCGTCAGCGCCAGAGCTCGTCGGCTTTGTATGTCAGCAGGATGCCGCGGGTCATGGTGGAGCCGTTCCTCAAGGAGTACCTGCTCATCCAGGACCAGGAATCTCGCGATGACGTCATCGTCGCGAGGGAGATGAAGACGACCTGGGGCTTCTACACCGGGTTCATGGAGGACTACCAATGGGACCTGGCCGGCGTAGTAGAGGAAGACGCCATCGGCTTTACCGgaggttcttcttcttcatcatccaTGGAGtcgttcttcttcctcaactcTCTCTGCAAGGAGATCTACACGATAACCGACGAGGAAAAAGCCAAGTGGCAGCCATTACCTCCCCGCTCTCACCCGCGGCCAGTCGTCTTCCACGACGGCCGGCTCGCCATCCTCCCGACCCcgctcgccatcgccgccacGCTAGCCTGGCTCCCCATGGGCGCCCttctcgccgtcgcccgcATCGCCATCGCGCTGTCCCTCCCCTACCGCCTCGCGACTCCCCTCCTCGCCTTCACCGGCCAGTCATGGCGCCTCCGCGGCTCCCTGCCTCCCTCCGCCGAACACGTAAACGGGCAGCTTTACGTCTGCAACCACCGGACGCTCATCGACCCGGTCTACGTCTCCATCGCTCTAAACCGCCCCGTCCGCGCCGTCTCCTACAGCTTGAGCCGCTTCTCCGACCTCATCTCCCCCATCGGCGCCACCGTCCGCCTGACCCGCGACCGCGCCCACGAcggcgcggccatggccgccctcCTCCAGCAAGGCTCCCAGGTCGTCGTCTGCCCCGAGGGCACCACGTGTCGTGAGCCCTACCTGCTGAGATTCAGCCCGCTCTTCGCCGAGCTCACCGACGGCGTCGTGCCCGTGGCGCTGGCGGTGGAGACGGCCATGTTCCATGCTACTACGGCGGGGGGTTGGAAGTGGCTTGACCCGCTGTATTATCTGGCGAATCCTAGGATGTGTTATACCGTGGAGTTCTTACCCCGGGTTGAGACGAAGGCGAAGGCGAAGGCGAGCAGTGCGGAGGTGGCGAATGAAGTGCAGCGGCGAGTGGCGGAGGCGCTTGGGTATCAGTGTACCATGCTTACCAGGAAGGAAAAGTACCGGATGCTCGCCGGGAATCATGGCGTCGTGCAGAGGAGACGAGGGTCGTCCATGGAGGAAAGGAAATGA
- the LOC100824031 gene encoding uncharacterized protein LOC100824031, protein MEATAASSRPLFLLAPSPPPASTVRFALGVGRRRLVAAGARKRKGQGQDGDERVDTHSFAPKDGEVTGPFPEAVLLRKKKVKEDGETSPEFADAEEEKLYEFLNIELESGLNLQRMRHYEVVYLIHEDRVEEVEDVMSKVQDFIREKKGRIWRVNNWGLRRLAYKIKKATHANYVLMNFEIQAKYINDFKTLLDKDERIIRHLVMKQDEAITEDCPPPPEFHAMRTEQYMDDEYVDEEVEKVEDGYDEDELESSGNVDNAFEDGDEPEMILVDEVDDDNAEDLRRRNRKVKLEKYTVEKVLR, encoded by the exons ATGGAGGCCACCGCCGCTTCGTCGCGGcctctgttcctcctcgcgccttcgccgccgccggcaagcacgGTGCGCTTCGCCCTTGGCgtggggcggcgccgcctcgtgGCCGCGGGggccaggaagaggaaggggcaggggcaggaCGGGGACGAGAGGGTGGACACGCACAGCTTCGCGCCCAAGGACGGCGAGGTCACGGGTCCGTTCCCCGAGGCCGTGCTGCTCAGGAAG AAAAAGGTTAAAGAGGACGGTGAAACTTCACCTGAATTTGCTGATGCCGAAGAAG AAAAGCTATATGAGTTTCTTAACATCGAGCTAGAGAGTGGTTTAAATCTGCAAAGAA TGCGGCACTATGAAGTTGTTTACCTCATCCATGAGGACCGCGTGGAAGAAGTTGAAGATGTTATGTCAAAAGTACAAG ATTTTATCAGAGAGAAGAAAGGAAGGATATGGAGGGTAAACAATTGGGGACTGCGTAGACTTGCTTACAAAATAAAGAAAGCAACACATGCCAACTATGTCCTAATGAACTTTGAGATACAAGCAAAATACATCAACGATTTTAAGACCTTGCTAGATAAGGATGAAAGAATCATCAGGCACCTAGTGATGAAACAGGATGAGGCGATTACCGAAGACTGCCCTCCCCCACCAGAGTTCCACGCTATGCGAACTGAACAGTATATGGATGATGAATATGTTGATGAGGAAGTTGAGAAGGTGGAGGATGGGTATGACGAGGATGAACTAGAGTCTTCTGGCAATGTTgataatgcttttgaagatGGTGATGAACCTGAAATGATTCTTGTTGATGAAGTTGACGATGACAACGCTGAAGATCTTAGAAGAAGGAATAGGAAGGTGAAACTTGAAAAGTATACCGTGGAGAAGGTATTGAGGTAG